The following proteins come from a genomic window of Pseudomonas sp. Z8(2022):
- the polA gene encoding DNA polymerase I has translation MSQAPLVLVDGSSYLYRAFHALPPLTTSRGMPTGAVKGVLNMLKSLRKQYPDSPFAVVFDAKGGTFRDELFAEYKANRPSMPDELRVQVEPLHASVRALGLPLLCVEGVEADDVIGTLARQAAGEKRDVVISTGDKDMAQLVCPHVTLVNTMTGSVYDEGGVKEKFGVGPELIIDYLALMGDKVDNIPGVPGVGEKTALGLLVGVGGGLDVIYANLDKVPGLPIRGAKGLPAKLVEHREMAYLSYQLATIKTDVPLNIEIDSLHPGEPDQAALVELYGQLEFKNWLDELLRQNKALVARAAAPAGDLFAEPTGEVVEEAAEPASDSAGDYQLVLEQAQFDAWLKKLEEAELIAFDSETTSIDAQQAQLVGLSFAVKAGEAAYVPLAHSYMGVPHQLDRDTVLKALKPILEDPAKAKVGQNAKYDINVLANASTPIMVQGVAFDTMLESYVLDSTATRHDMDSLALKYLNHSTIRFEDIAGKGAKQLTFDQIALEQAGPYAAEDADVTLRLHQELWGRLQAVPSLARVLREIEIPLVPVLARIERNGALVDARLLGEQSVELGEKLVELERKAFEIAGEEFNLASPKQLGVILYEKLGYPVISKTAKGQPSTAEAVLAELAEQDFELPKVLMQYRSLSKLKSTYTDKLPEQINPRTGRIHTSYHQAVAATGRLSSSDPNLQNIPIRTAEGRRIRQAFVAPKGYRMMAADYSQIELRIMAHLAKDEGLLDAFRHDLDVHKATAAEVFGVPLEEVSSDQRRKAKAINFGLIYGMSAFGLAKQIDVERREAQAYIERYFARYPGVLAYMERTRAQAAEQGYVETVYGRRLYLPEIHAQNQAMRKGAERAAINAPMQGTAADIIKRAMIAVDAWLQDSGIDARIILQVHDELVLEVREELVEEVSAKLKSLMSGAADLDVPLLVEVGVGANWDEAH, from the coding sequence ATGAGCCAAGCTCCCCTCGTTCTGGTCGACGGTTCCTCGTACCTGTACCGCGCCTTCCATGCCCTGCCGCCGCTGACGACTTCCAGGGGCATGCCCACCGGAGCGGTTAAGGGCGTGCTGAACATGCTCAAGAGCCTGCGCAAGCAGTACCCGGACAGCCCCTTCGCCGTGGTCTTCGATGCCAAGGGCGGCACCTTCCGCGACGAGCTGTTCGCCGAGTACAAGGCCAACCGCCCGTCCATGCCGGACGAGTTGCGCGTGCAGGTCGAGCCGTTGCATGCCAGCGTGCGTGCCCTCGGTCTGCCGCTGCTGTGCGTCGAAGGCGTCGAGGCCGACGACGTCATCGGCACCCTGGCGCGCCAGGCAGCCGGAGAAAAGCGCGACGTGGTGATCTCCACCGGCGACAAGGACATGGCGCAACTGGTCTGCCCGCACGTTACGCTGGTCAACACCATGACCGGAAGTGTCTACGACGAAGGTGGCGTAAAGGAGAAGTTCGGTGTCGGCCCTGAGCTGATCATCGACTACCTGGCGCTGATGGGTGACAAGGTCGACAACATTCCGGGTGTGCCCGGCGTGGGGGAAAAGACCGCGCTCGGCCTGCTGGTCGGTGTCGGTGGCGGTCTCGATGTGATCTACGCCAACCTCGACAAGGTGCCGGGCCTGCCGATTCGTGGCGCCAAGGGGCTGCCCGCGAAGCTCGTGGAACATCGCGAGATGGCCTACCTGTCCTATCAGCTGGCGACCATCAAGACCGATGTGCCACTGAATATCGAGATCGACTCGCTGCATCCGGGCGAGCCGGATCAGGCTGCTCTGGTCGAGCTGTACGGCCAGCTGGAGTTCAAGAACTGGCTGGACGAGCTGCTGCGTCAGAACAAGGCGCTGGTGGCCAGGGCTGCTGCGCCGGCCGGTGATCTGTTCGCCGAGCCGACTGGAGAGGTCGTTGAGGAGGCCGCCGAGCCGGCGTCGGACAGCGCCGGCGACTACCAGCTGGTGCTGGAGCAGGCGCAGTTCGATGCCTGGCTGAAGAAGCTGGAGGAGGCCGAGCTGATCGCCTTCGACAGCGAGACCACCAGCATCGATGCCCAGCAGGCGCAATTGGTCGGTCTGTCCTTCGCTGTCAAGGCCGGCGAGGCCGCATACGTGCCGCTGGCGCACAGCTACATGGGCGTGCCGCATCAGCTCGATCGCGACACGGTGCTAAAGGCGCTCAAGCCGATCCTCGAAGACCCGGCCAAGGCCAAGGTCGGCCAGAACGCCAAGTACGACATCAATGTCCTGGCCAATGCCAGTACGCCGATCATGGTGCAAGGGGTGGCCTTCGATACCATGCTCGAATCCTACGTGCTGGATTCCACCGCCACCCGTCACGACATGGACAGTCTGGCGCTGAAGTATCTGAACCACAGCACCATCCGTTTCGAGGACATTGCCGGCAAGGGTGCCAAGCAGCTGACCTTCGACCAGATCGCTCTGGAGCAGGCCGGCCCCTACGCAGCCGAAGACGCCGACGTGACCCTGCGCCTGCATCAGGAGTTGTGGGGCCGTCTCCAGGCCGTGCCATCGCTGGCCAGGGTGCTGCGTGAAATCGAGATCCCGCTGGTGCCGGTGCTGGCGCGCATCGAGCGCAACGGTGCACTGGTCGACGCCAGGCTGCTCGGCGAGCAGAGCGTCGAACTGGGCGAAAAGCTGGTGGAGCTGGAGCGCAAGGCGTTCGAGATCGCCGGCGAGGAATTCAACCTGGCATCGCCCAAGCAGCTTGGTGTGATCCTCTACGAGAAGCTTGGCTATCCGGTGATCAGCAAGACCGCCAAAGGTCAGCCTTCCACCGCCGAGGCGGTGCTCGCCGAACTGGCCGAACAGGACTTCGAGCTGCCCAAGGTGCTGATGCAGTACCGCAGCCTGAGCAAACTCAAGAGCACCTACACCGACAAGCTGCCGGAGCAGATCAACCCGCGTACCGGGCGGATTCACACCAGTTATCACCAGGCCGTGGCCGCCACCGGCCGGCTGTCGTCGAGCGACCCGAACCTGCAGAACATCCCGATCCGCACCGCCGAAGGACGACGCATCCGTCAGGCCTTCGTCGCGCCCAAGGGTTACCGGATGATGGCGGCCGACTACTCGCAGATCGAGCTGCGCATCATGGCGCATCTGGCCAAGGATGAAGGTCTGCTGGATGCCTTCCGTCATGACCTGGACGTGCACAAGGCCACGGCGGCCGAGGTGTTCGGTGTGCCGCTGGAAGAGGTCAGCAGTGATCAGCGGCGCAAGGCCAAGGCGATCAACTTCGGCCTGATCTACGGCATGAGCGCCTTCGGCCTGGCCAAGCAGATCGACGTCGAACGCAGGGAAGCGCAGGCCTATATCGAGCGCTACTTCGCCCGTTATCCCGGCGTGCTCGCATACATGGAGCGTACCCGTGCCCAGGCCGCCGAGCAGGGTTACGTGGAAACGGTCTATGGCCGTCGCCTGTATCTGCCTGAGATCCACGCGCAGAACCAGGCCATGCGCAAGGGCGCCGAACGCGCCGCGATCAACGCGCCGATGCAGGGCACCGCTGCGGACATCATCAAGCGCGCCATGATCGCCGTGGATGCCTGGCTGCAGGACAGCGGCATCGATGCGCGCATCATCCTGCAGGTGCACGACGAACTGGTGCTGGAGGTGCGTGAGGAACTGGTCGAGGAGGTCAGTGCCAAACTCAAGAGCCTGATGAGCGGTGCCGCCGATCTGGACGTGCCGCTACTGGTCGAGGTGGGC
- a CDS encoding cytochrome c oxidase subunit 3 has translation MSSHENYYVPAQSKWPIIATLGLLTSVFGVGTWFNDLSANRADSNGPMIFFVGGLILAYMLFGWFGNVIRESRSGLYSAQMDRSFRWGMSWFIFSEVMFFAAFFGALFYIRMWAGPWLGGEGDKGVANMLWEGFEYSWPMLQNPDSKLFPPPSGVIDPWHLPLVNTILLVSSSFTITFAHHALKKNKRGPLKAWLTATILLGAAFLFFQVEEYIEAYTELGLTLGSGIYGATFFMLTGFHGAHVTMGALILTVMLVRIMRGHFDSEKHFGFEAASWYWHFVDVVWLGLFIFVYVL, from the coding sequence ATGTCGAGTCACGAAAACTATTACGTACCGGCGCAAAGCAAATGGCCGATCATTGCCACCCTGGGCCTGCTGACCAGCGTCTTCGGGGTCGGTACCTGGTTCAACGATCTGTCGGCCAATCGCGCGGACTCCAATGGCCCGATGATCTTCTTCGTCGGCGGCCTGATCCTCGCCTACATGCTGTTCGGCTGGTTCGGCAACGTCATCAGGGAGAGCCGCAGTGGTTTGTACAGTGCGCAGATGGATCGCTCGTTCCGCTGGGGCATGAGCTGGTTCATCTTCTCCGAGGTAATGTTCTTCGCCGCTTTCTTCGGCGCCCTTTTCTACATCCGCATGTGGGCCGGCCCCTGGCTCGGTGGTGAGGGTGACAAGGGCGTGGCCAATATGCTCTGGGAAGGTTTCGAATACAGCTGGCCTATGCTGCAGAACCCCGATTCCAAGCTGTTTCCGCCGCCCAGCGGTGTGATCGACCCCTGGCACCTGCCACTGGTCAACACCATCTTGCTGGTGTCCTCCAGCTTCACCATCACCTTTGCCCACCACGCTCTGAAGAAGAACAAGCGCGGCCCGCTCAAGGCCTGGCTGACGGCCACCATCCTGCTGGGGGCGGCGTTCCTGTTCTTCCAGGTCGAGGAATACATCGAGGCCTATACCGAACTGGGCCTGACCCTGGGCTCAGGCATCTACGGCGCCACCTTCTTCATGCTCACCGGCTTTCACGGGGCGCACGTGACCATGGGGGCGCTGATCCTGACGGTGATGCTGGTGCGCATCATGCGCGGACACTTCGACTCCGAGAAACACTTCGGCTTCGAGGCCGCGTCCTGGTACTGGCACTTCGTCGACGTGGTCTGGCTCGGCCTGTTCATCTTCGTCTACGTCTTGTAG
- a CDS encoding SCO family protein, with the protein MTRTHTTVFVLVAIVALVLGLTVNKVLSSRSQGDPAALLDAGIVLLPQNRSLPALSLVDQDGREVVVDQLKGNWKLLFFGYTFCPDICPATLAQLRQLQGQLPEETRARLEVVMVSVDPHRDTPEQLSKYLGFFNAGFRGLTGEEETLQKFANAVSIPYIPADTSKENYTVDHSGNLVIIGPDGTQRGFIRAPINNAKLAEQLPRLVSGS; encoded by the coding sequence ATGACGCGTACCCACACAACGGTTTTCGTTCTTGTTGCAATCGTGGCCCTGGTGCTGGGGCTTACCGTCAACAAGGTGCTCAGCAGCAGGAGTCAGGGCGACCCGGCGGCATTGCTCGATGCTGGTATCGTCCTGCTGCCGCAGAACCGCAGCCTGCCGGCGCTGAGCCTGGTCGATCAGGACGGCAGGGAAGTCGTGGTGGATCAGCTCAAGGGCAACTGGAAGCTGCTGTTCTTCGGCTACACCTTCTGCCCGGATATCTGCCCGGCCACCCTGGCCCAGCTGCGCCAGCTGCAGGGGCAACTACCCGAAGAAACCCGCGCGCGGCTCGAGGTGGTGATGGTCAGCGTCGACCCGCACCGCGACACACCGGAGCAGTTGAGCAAGTACCTGGGCTTCTTCAATGCAGGCTTCAGGGGGCTGACCGGCGAAGAGGAAACCCTGCAGAAGTTCGCCAATGCGGTGAGCATCCCCTACATCCCGGCCGATACCAGCAAGGAAAACTACACCGTCGATCACAGCGGCAATCTGGTGATCATCGGCCCGGATGGCACCCAGCGCGGCTTCATTCGCGCGCCGATCAACAATGCCAAGCTGGCCGAGCAGTTGCCGCGACTGGTTTCGGGCTCGTAA
- a CDS encoding cytochrome c oxidase assembly protein codes for MSEVIATRRLVSRLLVVVVVMFCFGIFVLPPFYDAMCRVFGINGKTAGAYQGERLVDEQRQVRVQFLATNAAGMVWEFGPQADEILVHPGETRDMLFVAYNPSDHAMSAQAIPSVSPSQAAAFFHKTECFCFTQQVLQPGERIEMPVRFIVDRDLPQDVKHLTLGYTLFDITERKPPVAQATLARATP; via the coding sequence GTGAGCGAGGTGATCGCGACTCGTCGCCTGGTCAGCCGCCTGCTGGTCGTGGTGGTGGTGATGTTCTGCTTCGGCATTTTCGTCCTGCCGCCGTTCTACGATGCCATGTGCCGGGTGTTCGGCATCAACGGCAAGACGGCCGGGGCCTATCAGGGGGAGCGGTTGGTGGACGAGCAGCGCCAGGTGCGCGTGCAGTTTCTCGCCACCAACGCCGCCGGCATGGTCTGGGAATTCGGCCCGCAGGCCGACGAGATCCTGGTCCATCCGGGGGAGACGCGGGACATGCTGTTCGTCGCCTACAACCCCAGCGATCACGCGATGAGTGCGCAGGCGATTCCCAGCGTTTCGCCTTCGCAGGCGGCAGCTTTCTTTCACAAGACCGAGTGCTTCTGCTTTACCCAGCAGGTGCTGCAACCGGGCGAACGCATCGAGATGCCGGTGCGCTTCATCGTCGACCGCGACCTGCCACAGGACGTTAAACACCTGACACTGGGCTACACCCTGTTCGATATCACCGAACGCAAACCGCCAGTGGCACAGGCGACTCTTGCTCGGGCGACTCCATAA
- a CDS encoding DUF2782 domain-containing protein: protein MGTLNRLLLVGLMTCLPLAAHAEDPVSGDPDVTIRQDGDRTIQEYRVNGFLYAIKVIPKNGKPYFLVRADGSDGNFVRSDDPDMLIPSWEIFSW from the coding sequence ATGGGTACGCTGAATCGCCTGTTGCTGGTCGGCCTGATGACCTGCCTTCCGCTTGCCGCGCATGCCGAGGATCCGGTTTCGGGCGATCCGGACGTGACCATCCGCCAGGACGGCGACCGCACCATTCAGGAATACCGGGTCAATGGCTTCCTCTATGCCATCAAGGTGATTCCGAAGAACGGTAAACCCTACTTTCTCGTTCGCGCCGATGGCAGCGACGGCAATTTCGTACGTTCGGACGATCCGGACATGCTGATCCCCTCCTGGGAAATCTTTAGCTGGTAA
- a CDS encoding SURF1 family protein: protein MSSFRPGWLPSLLVALLLPGLLWLGCWQLQRGDEKRELLASFETRRQAAPVSLEQLEPMRDPAYRRVQLRGHFDGKHSLLLDSRIRDGHAGVELLQPFYDQSSGLWVLLNRGWLPWPDRRTPPRFDTPEGVLQLTAWIYVAPSGGLNLRSGAATEGWPRLVTQVEAESLWQQLGRGGLPFEARLEAGPASYRVDWPVVAMSPGKHLGYAVQWFALAAALIGLFIYLGIHNARESRHEPSHRHA, encoded by the coding sequence ATGAGCTCCTTCCGTCCTGGCTGGCTGCCCAGCCTGCTGGTCGCCCTGCTGCTGCCGGGCCTGCTCTGGCTGGGTTGCTGGCAGCTTCAGCGCGGCGATGAGAAGCGCGAGCTGCTGGCCAGTTTCGAGACCCGCCGTCAGGCCGCACCGGTCAGCCTCGAGCAGCTCGAGCCCATGCGTGATCCCGCCTACCGTCGCGTCCAGCTACGCGGACACTTCGACGGTAAACACAGTCTCCTGCTCGATAGCCGCATTCGCGATGGCCATGCCGGTGTCGAGTTGCTGCAACCCTTCTACGACCAGTCCAGCGGCCTCTGGGTATTGCTCAACCGCGGCTGGCTGCCCTGGCCGGACCGGCGCACGCCGCCGCGGTTCGATACCCCTGAGGGCGTGCTGCAGCTTACGGCGTGGATCTACGTGGCGCCTTCCGGAGGGCTGAATCTGCGATCCGGCGCGGCGACCGAAGGCTGGCCGCGACTGGTCACTCAGGTCGAGGCCGAAAGCCTGTGGCAGCAGCTCGGGCGTGGCGGCCTGCCCTTCGAGGCGCGCCTGGAGGCGGGGCCGGCCAGCTACCGCGTCGACTGGCCGGTCGTTGCCATGAGCCCGGGCAAGCATCTTGGCTACGCAGTGCAATGGTTCGCCCTGGCCGCCGCGCTGATCGGTCTGTTCATCTATCTCGGAATACACAACGCACGGGAGAGTCGTCATGAACCCAGCCATCGCCATGCCTGA
- the cyoE gene encoding heme o synthase — translation MATMLRTHSERATWRDYLELTKPRVVMLMLITSLVGMFLATRAGVPWTVLLFGNLGIGLCAGAAAAVNHVVDRRIDSIMARTHKRPVTAGRVTPVAALTFALLLAIAGMSLLMVFTNELAAWLTLASLLGYAVIYTGFLKRATPQNIVIGGLAGAAPPLLGWVAVTGHLSAEPLLLVLIIFAWTPPHFWALAIHRKEEYAKADIPMLPVTHGEHYTKVHILLYTLVMFAVTLLPYAIHMSGLLYLACAVLLGGRFLHWAWVLYRDSKPHAAISTFKYSIWYLFLLFIALLADHYLLLNI, via the coding sequence ATGGCGACAATGCTGCGCACTCACTCCGAACGCGCCACCTGGCGCGATTATCTGGAGTTGACCAAGCCGCGGGTGGTGATGCTGATGCTGATCACCTCGCTGGTCGGCATGTTCCTCGCCACGCGGGCGGGTGTGCCCTGGACAGTGCTGCTGTTCGGCAACCTCGGTATCGGCCTGTGCGCCGGCGCGGCGGCTGCGGTCAATCACGTGGTGGACCGGCGCATCGACTCGATCATGGCGCGTACGCACAAGCGACCTGTCACTGCCGGCCGCGTCACGCCGGTGGCCGCGCTGACCTTCGCGCTGCTTCTGGCGATCGCCGGCATGAGCCTGCTGATGGTGTTCACCAACGAGCTGGCCGCCTGGCTGACCCTGGCATCGTTGCTCGGTTATGCAGTGATCTACACCGGCTTTCTCAAGCGCGCCACGCCGCAGAACATCGTTATCGGCGGCCTGGCTGGCGCCGCGCCGCCGCTGCTGGGCTGGGTCGCAGTAACCGGCCACCTCAGTGCCGAACCGCTGCTGCTGGTGCTGATCATCTTCGCCTGGACACCGCCGCACTTCTGGGCCCTGGCCATCCATCGCAAGGAGGAATACGCCAAGGCCGACATCCCCATGCTGCCGGTGACCCACGGCGAGCACTACACCAAGGTGCATATCCTGCTCTATACCCTGGTGATGTTCGCGGTGACGCTACTGCCTTACGCCATCCACATGAGCGGGCTGCTGTACCTGGCCTGCGCCGTGCTGCTGGGCGGCCGTTTCCTGCACTGGGCCTGGGTGCTGTACCGTGACAGCAAACCGCACGCCGCGATCAGCACCTTCAAGTACAGTATCTGGTACCTGTTCCTGCTGTTTATCGCGCTGCTTGCGGACCACTACCTGCTGCTGAACATCTAA
- a CDS encoding homoserine kinase, with protein sequence MSVFTPLERHELEVFLAPYGLGRLRDFQGIAAGSENSNFFVSLEQGEYVLTLVERGPVADLPFFIELLDVLHEAGLPVPYALRTQDGEALRTLAEKPALLQPRLSGKHVHEANAHHCQEVGSLLARIHLATRDAPIERRSDRGLDWMLAEGPSQALKLDEQALPLLRDALAEIANLKSRILALPRANLHADLFRDNVLFDGNHLTGVIDFYNACSGPMLYDLAITLNDWCSHEDGSLDGARARALLGAYAALRPFSAAEAELWPAMLRVACVRFWLSRLIAAESFAGQEVLIHDPAEFQRRLAQRQQVDLPLPFAL encoded by the coding sequence ATGTCGGTATTCACCCCTCTGGAGCGTCATGAGCTCGAAGTCTTCCTGGCGCCCTACGGGCTTGGTCGGTTGCGTGACTTCCAGGGTATTGCTGCAGGCAGCGAAAACAGCAACTTCTTCGTCAGTCTGGAGCAGGGCGAATACGTTCTGACCCTGGTCGAACGCGGCCCGGTGGCCGATCTGCCGTTCTTCATCGAATTGCTCGACGTACTCCATGAGGCCGGCCTACCGGTGCCCTATGCCCTGCGCACGCAGGATGGCGAAGCACTGCGCACCCTGGCGGAAAAGCCGGCGCTGCTGCAGCCCCGGCTTTCCGGCAAGCACGTGCACGAGGCCAACGCCCATCACTGCCAGGAAGTGGGGAGCCTGCTGGCGCGCATTCACCTGGCCACCCGCGACGCACCCATCGAGCGCCGCAGTGACCGCGGGCTGGACTGGATGCTCGCCGAAGGGCCGAGCCAGGCGCTGAAACTCGACGAGCAGGCCTTGCCGCTGCTGCGCGATGCGCTGGCCGAGATCGCAAACCTGAAGTCGCGCATCCTCGCCCTGCCGCGTGCCAATCTGCATGCCGACCTGTTCCGCGACAACGTGCTGTTCGACGGCAACCACCTCACCGGGGTGATCGACTTCTACAACGCCTGTTCCGGGCCGATGCTCTACGATCTGGCGATCACGTTGAACGACTGGTGTTCACACGAAGACGGTAGCCTCGATGGGGCCCGCGCCCGTGCGCTGCTGGGCGCCTATGCGGCGTTGCGCCCATTCAGCGCTGCCGAAGCGGAGCTGTGGCCGGCCATGCTGCGTGTGGCCTGCGTGCGCTTCTGGCTGTCGCGGCTGATCGCCGCCGAATCGTTCGCCGGGCAGGAGGTGCTGATTCATGATCCGGCTGAATTCCAGCGACGCCTGGCGCAACGGCAACAGGTCGATCTGCCGCTGCCATTCGCGCTGTAG
- a CDS encoding twin transmembrane helix small protein yields the protein MLKAAIILMLLATLASLFSGLFFLVKDEGHGSRVVGALTIRVGLTAITVALIAWGFYSGQLVSQVTW from the coding sequence ATGCTCAAGGCCGCGATCATCCTCATGCTGCTGGCCACTCTCGCCAGTCTGTTCAGCGGCCTGTTCTTCCTGGTCAAGGACGAAGGCCATGGTTCCCGCGTGGTAGGCGCTCTGACTATCCGTGTCGGCCTGACCGCCATAACCGTTGCCCTGATCGCCTGGGGCTTCTATTCAGGGCAGCTGGTTTCTCAAGTTACCTGGTGA
- a CDS encoding COX15/CtaA family protein — protein MHKPGYRLALFATFLAVVVVLLGAYTRLTHAGLGCPDWPGCYGFLGVPMSEHKQAIAEARFPEAPVEVAKGWYEMIHRYFAGSLGLVILFIATQAVRRREEPMQPVKLPLAILALVILQGAFGMWTVTLQLWPQVVTAHLLGGFATLSLLTLLTLRLSGRFAPLQLPGRLRALAAACLLLVIGQIALGGWVSSNYAAVACVDLPTCHGEWWPAMDFGKGFHLTQHIGPNYLGGQLDSDARTAIHMSHRIGAALVTLALLVLAWRLYAARLSRLAGLLVLALAVQVSLGISNVVFHLPLLVAVAHNAGGAALLLTMVLINYRLRAASAAPRTTSDLVGNCTTPVSSGLVQGR, from the coding sequence ATGCACAAGCCCGGTTACCGTCTGGCACTGTTCGCTACTTTCCTGGCCGTGGTGGTGGTGCTGCTGGGTGCCTACACCCGTCTGACCCATGCCGGCCTGGGCTGTCCGGACTGGCCGGGGTGCTACGGTTTTCTCGGCGTGCCGATGAGCGAGCACAAGCAGGCCATCGCCGAGGCACGTTTTCCCGAAGCGCCAGTGGAGGTCGCCAAGGGCTGGTACGAGATGATCCACCGCTATTTCGCAGGCTCGCTCGGGCTGGTGATTCTGTTCATCGCCACCCAGGCCGTACGCCGACGCGAGGAACCGATGCAGCCGGTGAAGCTGCCGCTGGCAATTCTCGCGCTGGTGATTCTGCAGGGCGCGTTCGGCATGTGGACGGTCACTCTGCAGCTATGGCCGCAGGTGGTCACCGCCCATCTGCTCGGCGGCTTCGCCACCCTCAGTCTGCTGACCCTGCTCACCTTGCGTCTGTCCGGACGTTTCGCTCCGTTGCAGCTGCCAGGCCGCCTGCGTGCGCTGGCGGCTGCCTGCCTGCTGCTGGTGATCGGGCAGATCGCCCTGGGCGGCTGGGTCAGTTCCAACTACGCCGCGGTCGCCTGCGTCGACCTGCCCACCTGCCATGGCGAATGGTGGCCGGCGATGGACTTCGGCAAGGGCTTTCATCTGACCCAGCATATCGGTCCCAACTACCTGGGCGGGCAGCTCGACAGCGATGCGCGTACCGCCATTCACATGAGCCATCGTATTGGCGCGGCGCTGGTGACACTGGCGTTGCTGGTACTGGCCTGGCGACTGTACGCGGCCCGGCTGTCGCGCCTGGCTGGCCTGCTGGTGCTGGCGCTGGCCGTGCAGGTCAGTCTGGGTATCAGCAACGTGGTTTTTCACCTGCCACTGCTGGTGGCGGTGGCGCACAACGCCGGCGGCGCCGCCCTGCTGCTGACCATGGTGCTGATCAACTATCGCCTGAGAGCTGCTTCTGCGGCGCCGCGTACAACATCCGATCTGGTGGGCAATTGCACCACGCCGGTTTCCAGCGGTCTGGTTCAAGGCCGATAA
- the ctaD gene encoding cytochrome c oxidase subunit I gives MSAVIDHGHTDHHHGPAKGLMRWVLTTNHKDIGTMYLWFSFCMFLLGGSMAMVIRAELFQPGLQIVQPEFFNQMTTMHGLIMVFGAVMPAFVGLANWMIPLMIGAPDMALPRMNNFSFWLLPAAFGLLVSTLFMEGGGPNFGWTFYAPLSTTYGPESTTFFIFAIHLMGISSIMGAINVVATILNLRAPGMTLMKMPLFVWTWLITAFLLIAVMPVLAGCVTMMLMDIHFGTSFFNAAGGGDPVLFQHVFWFFGHPEVYIMILPAFGAVSSIIPAFARKPLFGYTSMVYATGAIAFLSFVVWAHHMFTVGIPLTGELFFMYATMLIAVPTGVKVFNWASTMWQGSMTFEAPMLFSVAFVILFTIGGFSGLMLAIAPSDFQYHDTYFVVAHFHYVLVPGAIFGIFASAYYWLPKWTGYMYDETLAKLHFWMSFIGMNLAFFPMHFVGLAGMPRRIPDYNMMFANFNMVSSIGAFMFGATQLLFLFIVIKCIRGGKPAPAKPWDGADGLEWTVPSPAPYHTFSTPPEVK, from the coding sequence ATGAGTGCAGTGATCGACCACGGTCATACTGACCACCACCATGGCCCTGCCAAGGGCCTGATGCGCTGGGTGCTCACCACCAATCACAAGGACATCGGCACGATGTACCTGTGGTTCAGTTTCTGCATGTTCCTGCTGGGCGGCTCGATGGCGATGGTCATTCGCGCCGAGCTGTTCCAGCCGGGCCTGCAGATCGTGCAGCCTGAATTCTTCAATCAGATGACCACCATGCACGGCCTGATCATGGTCTTCGGTGCGGTGATGCCGGCTTTCGTCGGCCTCGCCAACTGGATGATCCCGCTGATGATCGGCGCGCCGGACATGGCCCTGCCACGGATGAACAACTTCAGCTTCTGGCTGCTGCCGGCGGCCTTCGGCCTGCTGGTCAGCACCTTGTTCATGGAGGGCGGCGGGCCGAACTTCGGTTGGACCTTCTACGCGCCACTGTCAACCACCTACGGGCCGGAGAGCACGACCTTCTTCATCTTCGCCATCCACCTGATGGGCATCAGTTCGATCATGGGGGCGATCAACGTGGTCGCCACCATCCTCAACCTGCGTGCCCCGGGCATGACCCTGATGAAGATGCCGCTGTTCGTCTGGACCTGGCTGATCACCGCCTTCCTGCTGATCGCGGTGATGCCGGTGCTGGCCGGCTGCGTGACCATGATGCTGATGGACATTCACTTCGGTACCAGCTTCTTCAATGCGGCCGGTGGCGGTGATCCGGTGCTGTTCCAGCATGTGTTCTGGTTCTTCGGTCACCCCGAGGTGTACATCATGATCCTGCCGGCCTTCGGCGCGGTCAGTTCGATCATCCCGGCTTTCGCGCGCAAGCCGTTGTTCGGCTACACCTCCATGGTTTACGCCACCGGAGCGATCGCCTTCCTCTCGTTCGTCGTCTGGGCGCACCACATGTTTACCGTCGGCATCCCGCTGACCGGCGAGCTGTTCTTCATGTACGCCACCATGCTGATTGCCGTGCCTACCGGGGTGAAGGTGTTCAACTGGGCCAGCACCATGTGGCAGGGCTCGATGACCTTCGAGGCGCCGATGCTGTTCTCGGTGGCCTTCGTCATCCTCTTCACCATCGGTGGCTTTTCCGGGTTGATGTTGGCCATCGCACCTTCGGACTTCCAGTACCACGACACCTATTTCGTGGTGGCGCACTTCCACTACGTGCTGGTACCGGGGGCGATCTTCGGCATCTTCGCCTCGGCCTATTACTGGCTGCCGAAGTGGACCGGCTACATGTATGACGAAACCCTGGCCAAGCTGCATTTCTGGATGAGCTTCATCGGCATGAACCTGGCGTTCTTCCCGATGCACTTCGTTGGCCTGGCCGGCATGCCGCGGCGCATTCCCGACTACAACATGATGTTCGCCAACTTCAACATGGTCTCCAGCATCGGCGCCTTCATGTTCGGGGCGACTCAGTTGCTGTTCCTGTTCATCGTCATCAAGTGCATCCGCGGCGGCAAACCGGCCCCGGCCAAACCTTGGGACGGTGCCGACGGCCTGGAGTGGACGGTACCGTCACCGGCGCCCTACCACACCTTCAGTACGCCACCGGAAGTGAAATAG